One window of the Paenibacillus beijingensis genome contains the following:
- a CDS encoding ABC transporter ATP-binding protein: MSVLLEVRNLKKHYPVRKGFFGRTGAVVKAVDGVSLSIETGETLAIVGESGCGKSTMGRSILRLIEPTDGEILFEQEDIRKLNPEQMRRFRTKMQIVFQDPYASLDPRWTIQKILEEPFRLYEKLSAPELKERVEQLMQVVGLSPYHADRFPHEFSGGQRQRIGIARALALKPQFVVCDEPVSALDVSIRAQVLNLMEDLQEQYSLTYMFISHDLSVVKFISDRVGVMYLGRLVELAPTDELFAEPLHPYTKALISALPLPDPEAKRERIILSGDVPNPQNPPSGCAFHSRCPSARPECKSVTPEWKEVSPGRGVACLLY, encoded by the coding sequence ATGAGCGTCTTACTTGAAGTGCGCAACCTGAAGAAGCATTATCCCGTCCGCAAAGGATTTTTCGGCAGGACCGGTGCGGTTGTCAAAGCTGTTGACGGCGTTTCCCTGAGCATTGAAACCGGGGAAACGCTGGCAATTGTCGGAGAATCCGGCTGCGGGAAATCGACGATGGGCCGTTCGATCCTGCGGCTGATTGAACCGACCGACGGCGAGATTCTGTTCGAGCAGGAAGACATTCGCAAGCTGAATCCCGAGCAGATGCGCCGGTTCCGTACGAAAATGCAAATCGTATTCCAGGACCCGTACGCATCGCTTGATCCGCGGTGGACGATTCAAAAAATATTAGAAGAGCCCTTCCGGCTCTACGAGAAGCTTTCGGCTCCCGAATTGAAGGAACGGGTCGAACAATTGATGCAGGTGGTCGGCCTCTCCCCTTACCATGCCGACCGTTTCCCGCATGAGTTCTCGGGCGGCCAACGGCAGCGGATCGGCATTGCCCGCGCGCTGGCGCTCAAACCGCAATTCGTCGTATGCGACGAACCCGTATCCGCGCTGGACGTGTCCATACGGGCTCAGGTATTGAACCTGATGGAGGATTTGCAGGAGCAATATTCACTGACCTATATGTTCATCTCGCATGACCTCTCCGTCGTGAAATTCATCAGCGACCGCGTCGGCGTCATGTACTTGGGCCGGCTGGTCGAACTGGCTCCTACGGATGAATTGTTTGCCGAGCCGCTTCATCCTTATACGAAAGCACTGATCTCGGCACTGCCGCTGCCGGATCCGGAAGCCAAGCGGGAGAGAATTATTCTGAGCGGAGACGTACCGAATCCGCAAAATCCTCCTTCCGGCTGCGCCTTCCATTCGCGCTGCCCGTCGGCCCGGCCGGAGTGCAAATCGGTCACGCCCGAGTGGAAGGAAGTGTCTCCGGGTCGAGGCGTAGCTTGTCTATTATACTGA
- a CDS encoding dihydroorotase, with translation MSTYQLVVKGCLVLENGAVTGELGINDGVIETISSDQGTLKGARTLDFGDAYIFPGLIDAHVHCYTNPEEGFINNTASAAAGGFTTILDMPYDSPDPITSAERFKDKVALLEKEAIVDVGLWATVAKGGAQQIVPLAEAGAIAFKLSTFEADPYRFPRIPDHEVLQALHLAGGTGLMVAFHAENGEIIGHMIEEYTKEGKVAPRAHMETRPPVSESIEVLKLMEMAYWTRAKLHIVHVSHPRTIELIGSFQRQGVQVTAETCYPYILKDVSDLEQLGTKAKMNPPLRDPEDAKRMWEYVKAGAFNMITSDHVPWDKSKKNAGKDNIFKAAPGLPGLEIMASLIFDRGVAKGEMTPVQYAQLLSQHPAELFGIEGKGRIAPGYDADFTVIDPRAHWVIDEQKFRTKAKITPFHGQKVQGKVIHTMIRGCTVYDGSEVVQKPGFGQFVAGSASTKK, from the coding sequence GTGAGCACTTACCAGCTTGTCGTAAAAGGATGTTTGGTGCTTGAAAACGGCGCGGTAACGGGCGAGCTGGGCATCAATGACGGAGTCATCGAGACGATCTCTTCCGATCAGGGTACGCTGAAGGGTGCGCGCACGCTGGACTTTGGCGACGCCTATATTTTTCCCGGCTTAATCGATGCCCATGTGCATTGTTATACGAACCCCGAAGAAGGCTTCATCAACAATACGGCTTCGGCGGCCGCAGGCGGATTCACGACCATTCTCGATATGCCTTACGACTCGCCCGATCCGATCACCAGCGCAGAACGCTTCAAGGACAAAGTGGCGCTGCTCGAGAAGGAAGCCATTGTCGATGTCGGATTGTGGGCCACCGTGGCCAAAGGAGGCGCCCAGCAGATCGTCCCGCTGGCCGAAGCCGGCGCGATCGCGTTCAAGCTCTCCACCTTTGAAGCGGACCCTTACCGCTTTCCGCGCATTCCGGATCATGAAGTGCTTCAGGCGCTGCATCTGGCCGGCGGGACAGGACTTATGGTCGCGTTCCATGCCGAGAACGGCGAGATTATCGGGCATATGATCGAGGAATATACAAAGGAAGGCAAAGTGGCGCCCCGGGCGCACATGGAGACCCGGCCTCCGGTCAGCGAATCGATCGAGGTGCTCAAGCTGATGGAGATGGCCTACTGGACCCGGGCGAAGCTGCATATCGTCCACGTCAGCCATCCCCGGACGATCGAACTGATCGGCTCGTTCCAGCGGCAGGGCGTCCAGGTAACGGCGGAAACATGTTACCCGTACATTTTGAAGGATGTCAGCGATCTGGAGCAGCTAGGCACAAAGGCGAAGATGAATCCTCCGCTGCGTGATCCGGAAGATGCGAAGCGGATGTGGGAGTATGTCAAGGCAGGCGCGTTTAACATGATTACGTCCGACCATGTTCCATGGGACAAGAGCAAGAAGAATGCGGGCAAGGACAATATTTTCAAAGCGGCGCCGGGACTTCCCGGATTGGAAATTATGGCTTCCCTGATCTTTGACCGCGGTGTGGCGAAGGGAGAGATGACGCCGGTGCAATATGCGCAGCTGCTGTCGCAGCATCCGGCCGAACTGTTCGGGATCGAGGGCAAAGGCCGAATCGCTCCCGGTTACGATGCGGACTTTACGGTGATCGATCCCCGCGCGCATTGGGTGATTGACGAGCAGAAGTTCCGGACGAAAGCGAAAATTACGCCTTTCCACGGCCAGAAGGTGCAAGGGAAGGTTATTCATACGATGATACGCGGCTGTACCGTCTATGACGGCAGTGAAGTGGTTCAGAAGCCGGGCTTCGGGCAATTCGTAGCAGGCTCGGCCAGCACGAAAAAATGA
- a CDS encoding dihydrodipicolinate synthase family protein: MSDLYGLCVITLTPFHDDGRLDEESLRKLTDFYIHSGVHGMTILGIMGEAHKLSESERYRVMDIVLRQTNGRVPVIVGCSAPGSDLAGELAKKAEEAGAAAVMVAPPANLKNEDMLLRYFANVAEKISIPIVLQDEPVTTGVRLSAPFIARLAENVPQIKYVKLEEAPTTIKITSILKLTNLRIFGGLGGMYFYEELERGAVGIMTGFAYPEILVNTYDLFQAGKKQEARAYFYRYLPLVRFEAQLGIGGVTIRKETFKLRKAIESSHVRFPGTPVDPQTMQELQDMIAFLGLE; the protein is encoded by the coding sequence GTGAGCGACTTGTACGGTCTTTGCGTCATTACGCTGACTCCTTTCCACGACGACGGCCGTCTGGATGAAGAGAGCCTGCGCAAATTGACGGACTTTTATATTCATTCCGGTGTTCACGGGATGACAATTCTGGGCATTATGGGCGAGGCGCACAAGCTGTCGGAGAGCGAGCGTTACCGGGTTATGGATATCGTCTTGCGTCAGACGAACGGACGGGTGCCGGTTATTGTCGGCTGCTCGGCTCCGGGCAGCGATTTGGCGGGCGAACTTGCCAAGAAAGCGGAAGAAGCCGGAGCTGCAGCCGTCATGGTTGCGCCTCCCGCCAATCTGAAGAACGAAGATATGCTGCTTCGTTATTTTGCAAACGTGGCGGAGAAAATCTCGATTCCGATCGTGCTGCAGGACGAGCCGGTTACGACGGGCGTTCGTTTGAGCGCCCCGTTTATCGCGAGGCTGGCGGAGAACGTGCCGCAGATCAAGTACGTCAAGCTGGAAGAAGCGCCGACGACGATCAAAATCACGAGCATCCTGAAGCTGACGAACCTCCGCATCTTCGGCGGACTCGGCGGGATGTATTTCTACGAGGAGCTGGAACGGGGGGCGGTCGGCATTATGACGGGCTTCGCCTATCCGGAAATTCTCGTGAACACCTACGATCTGTTCCAAGCTGGCAAAAAGCAGGAAGCGAGAGCATACTTCTACCGCTACCTGCCGCTCGTTCGTTTCGAAGCGCAGCTTGGAATCGGCGGCGTGACGATTCGCAAAGAGACCTTCAAGCTGCGCAAAGCGATTGAAAGCTCCCATGTGCGGTTCCCCGGAACGCCCGTTGACCCGCAAACGATGCAGGAGCTGCAGGATATGATCGCTTTCCTTG